A genomic stretch from Arachis stenosperma cultivar V10309 chromosome 3, arast.V10309.gnm1.PFL2, whole genome shotgun sequence includes:
- the LOC130966341 gene encoding uncharacterized protein LOC130966341 — protein MGATPFTEGILRAKLPKGFDKPTDMKYDGTKDPQEHLTAFEARMNLEGATDAVRCRAFPVTLAGPAIKWFNALPNGSITSFHDITRKFMAQFTTRITKAKHPISLLGVTQRQEESTRKYLDRFNDECLTVDGLTDSVASLCLTNGLMNEDFRKHLTTKPVWTMHEIQNVAKDYINDEEVSQVVAANKRQHAATQHGNPTPRHNAPPKENQRDHLKSTYRPPRIGKFSNYTPLTTSITEVYHQIADRGIIPRARPLKERTGGNKPSTATITADTATKHKIVTISKTLLSKLYETANSPSSSKSSENQGAPTETNHQKEKDATQEPKNHPGKTPKKIRPS, from the coding sequence ATGGGAGCTACGCCCTTCACGGAAGGAATCTTAAGAGCAAAACTCCCCAAAGGTTTCGACAAACCCACCGACATGAAGTACGACGGAACCAAAGACCCTCAAGAGCACCTAACGGCCTTCGAGGCCAGAATGAACTTAGAAGGAGCAACCGACGCAGTCCGGTGCAGAGCCTTCCCAGTAACCCTGGCCGGGCCAGCGATCAAATGGTTCAACGCCCTCCCAAACGGATCCATAACTAGCTTCCACGACATCACAAGAAAATTCATGGCCCAGTTCACAACCCGAATCACCAAAGCCAAACACCCTATCAGCCTGTTAGGGGTCACACAAAGGCAAGAAGAATCCACAAGAAAATACCTCGACCGCTTCAACGACGAATGCCTAACGGTCGACGGACTCACGGACTCCGTTGCCAGCCTCTGCCTAACTAACGGACTCATGAATGAAGACTTTCGCAAACATCTCACCACCAAACCAGTGTGGACCATGCACGAAATCCAGAACGTCGCCAAAGATTACATCAACGACGAGGAAGTCAGCCAGGTCGTCGCCGCCAACAAACGGCAGCACGCCGCCACCCAACACGGCAACCCGACTCCCCGTCATAACGCACCACCCAAAGAGAACCAACGAGACCACCTTAAATCGACCTACAGACCACCAAGAATAGGAAAATTTTCCAACTACACCCCCCTAACAACATCAATTACTGAGGTATACCACCAAATAGCAGACCGAGGCATCATCCCCAGAGCCCGACCACTCAAGGAAAGGACAGGAGGAAACAAACCCTCTACTGCGACTATCACCGCGGATACGGCCACAAAACACAAGATTGTTACGATCTCAAAGACGCTCTTGAGCAAGCTATACGAGACGGCAAACTCCCCGAGTTCGTCAAAATCATCAGAGAACCAAGGCGCGCCGACAGAGACAAATCACCAGAAAGAGAAGGACGCAACCCAAGAACCCAAAAACCACCCAGGGAAAACACCGAAGAAGATCCGACCATCATAG